In a single window of the Streptococcus ilei genome:
- the gloA2 gene encoding SMU1112c/YaeR family gloxylase I-like metalloprotein, translating to MQLDTIHHIAIIGHDYDKTREFYVDKLGFEPLDEHHRPEKQDILFNIRKGNLTLEIFIKPDAPKRPFLPHPEHTGLRHLAFRVEDVQACLAEFDQLGIPHTELRVDDFDGRKMAFFFDPDGLPLELHE from the coding sequence ATGCAGCTCGATACTATTCACCATATTGCCATTATTGGACACGATTATGATAAAACCAGAGAATTTTATGTCGACAAATTAGGCTTTGAACCTTTAGACGAACACCATCGGCCTGAAAAGCAGGATATTCTCTTTAATATTCGAAAGGGAAATCTGACCTTGGAAATATTTATCAAACCAGATGCTCCAAAGAGACCCTTTCTCCCTCATCCAGAGCATACCGGTCTCCGTCATCTGGCTTTTCGAGTAGAAGACGTTCAAGCCTGTCTAGCAGAGTTTGATCAATTAGGAATCCCTCATACAGAGCTACGGGTGGATGATTTTGATGGGCGCAAAATGGCCTTCTTCTTTGATCCAGATGGCTTGCCTCTTGAACTTCACGAATAG